The following nucleotide sequence is from Barnesiella viscericola DSM 18177.
CTTTTATTTATATACCGAATTAAGTAATCAGAACTTATAATAGAGGCTGACACTCAAATCATTGCCCGTTAACGACAATCCCGATACGCTGCTACCGTTGTATTTGTCGCGATAACCGAGGAAACCGCAATGGGCTACCAACGAAAATTCGTCGGTAAGGTTAAAGGCAATACCCGGTTTGAAACCGATTTCAAAACCATTTACCGAACTTGCTCCTTTGTGTTTCCCGGTAGAGAAGCCAAAGCCGCCATCAACCAACAAGCTCACGAAATCTTTCGTGAAGAAGGTCCAACGGGCATAGGGAGCAATGTAAAACGAATTGTAGTTATCCATGTGAGTATAACCGATCATACCGGCCACAGTCCATGCATCGTTAAAGGCATAGCCAAACTCGGGAGCAATACGGAAAGTCGTATTTTCCGTGTCATTGTCATAGGTCAAACCCAACTGACCACCCACAAAAAATTGTGCATTGGCTGTCAACATGCCAAATACCAGAGCTAAGGTTAAAACTAATTTTTTCATTTTACTTATTTTTAGTTTAATGTATAGAACAAATATATTAATTTGTTTCTAATAAAACACCCTGTTGCTCTACTTTTTTCGGACTAAATGTTAAAATAGACAAACCTTACCGTCAAATATTCATTCACGACCTGCCGTACTGAACCTACTGCTTGGTCAGTTCAAATCCCATCAACACTCCGTCATAGCCATCGAGCAAGCTCGTAATGCTTTGCAGCGTAGAGCTTTGTGTTTTCGAGGCAATCGTGGTCAAGACATTGACCAGTTTTTCCACATCGAAGAGTATTTCCATCGTGTTGCCGCTCTTGGTAATCGTGGCGTCCATCACCATGACGGGGATACGACCGACCAACGTGAAGGTGACCACAAACTTGCCGCTGGGCTCGTCCTTGACAAGATAGCCTTCGAGTTTGGCACTGCCATAGTTCATGACCATTGTCGTATCGGCAAAGGTAAATGATACCCGCGACGAAGTGATACCGGCCTTTTGATAATAGGTGTCCAACTTGTCTTTGAGTGTAGAGGCAACCATCTCACCACCGGCCGCTTTCAAGAGATCGTCGCTCTCAAACTTGCAGGCAGGTGCCGAATAACGCCAGGTTCCGGCCAAATCGGCAACGGTCAGATTGGCATCGTTGTTGGTTATCGCATTCACCACCTTATTGACTGTCGATGAATTGAACAAATCACCCAGCGAGAGTTGTGCCTGGGCTGCACTTCCAAATAAAAACAGGCTACATAAAGCCAATACCCATCTTTTCATAACAAAATTATTTTAGACCATTTATCTATGATAGTGCAAATATACTATTTATCGGGATATATGAAACAGGCTCCTCAACCGTTTTCGCTTCACATGGCACCTCTTGGACCATATTTTTTTGAGCAAACCACCACCCGGCGCGAACCAAAATCGACAAGCGATGTTATTATAGGCAGAAAGGGCGCTCAGGCGAAAATCCCCGCACCGTAACGGTAAAAGGAGGAGCAGCCATTGCGAGCGGAAGAATATTCGACGGGCCCCTTTCCCTACAAAAAAGACAGATATCCTCCCCGGGATAGGGTGCATATCTGTCTTCTTTTTTATCTCGGTTCCGACTTGTCTTTAAGCATCGAATCAATGCAGAGGCCGACCGATGCTGCGATAAACAAATCCCATCTCTTTCATCTCGGCCGGGTCATAGATATTGCGTCCGTCGAAAATCACGGGCGATTTCATGGCACGGAGCACGGCCGACCAGTCGGGCATGCGGAACTCTTTCCACTCGGTCACGATGAGCAGGGCATCGACCCCGGCTACCGCCTCGTAAATATTGGCGGCATACTCTACCCGGTCGCCTATGCGGCGGCGACACTCGTCCATGGCTACCGGGTCGTACACCCGCACACTTGCCCCAGCCGAACACAACCGGTCGATAAGAATCAGAGCCGGAGCCTCGCGCATGTCGTCGGTTTCGGGCTTGAACGAGAGTCCCCACACGGCAAACTTGCGACCCGACAGCTCTCCGTTAAAGTAGGTACTCAACCGGCGAAAGAGTAGCTCCTTCTGCGACTCGTTCACCCGCTCGACCGATTTCAGAATCTGCATATCGCAACCATTCTCCTCGGCCGTCTTAATCAAGGCCTTCACATCTTTTGGGAAACAGGAACCTCCGTAACCACAACCGGCATAGAGGAAACGGCTCCCGATGCGATCGTCGGCCCCGATACCCTTGCGCACGGCATTCACGTCGGCACCCACCTCGTCACACAACAACGCAATCTCGTTCATAAAACTGATGCGTGTAGCCAACATAGCATTGGCCGCATATTTAATCATCTCGGCCGAAGGTATATCGGTAATAATGATGCGATACTTGTTGATCATGAAGGGCTTGTAGAGCTTCTGCATCAACGCCTCGGCCCGCTTGCTCTCCACGCCCACCACCACGCGGTCGGGGCGCATGAAGTCGGCAATGGCATTTCCCTCTTTCAGGAACTCGGGGTTGGAAGCCACATCAAACTCGATGTTCACGCCCCGCCGGTCGAGTTCGCTCTGGATAGCCGCCTTCACCTTGCGGGCCGTCCCTACCGGCACGGTGCTCTTGGTCACCACCACCAGATAGTCGGTCATGCAGCGCCCCACGTTGTGAGCCACATCGAGCACATAGTGGAGGTCGGCCGAACCGTCCTCATCGGGAGGAGTACCCACGGCGCTGAACAGAATTTCCACCCCGTCGAGACATGTTGACAAATCGGTAGCAAAACGCAACCGCCCGGCCTTCATGTTTCGCAGGACCATCTCGTCGAGCCCCGGCTCATAGATGGGAATATCTCCCCGTTTGATGCGAGCAATCTTCTCGGCATCGATGTCTACACAAACTACGTCTACGCCTATCTCGGCAAAACAGGTTCCTGTAACCAGGCCTACATAGCCTGTACCTACTACCGCTATTTTCATACATCTATACTTTATGTCACAAAAATAGTGACATTTTTCGAGCGTAAGGCTCTTTTGGGCCGAAATCGTCGAAAAAAGAGAGGTGTTGTTCTACACCGTGAAGAATTAGCCATTTATAAATCATTCATTTCAAAGTATTTATATTCTTAATTTATATTACAACTCATAACAAAAACGACCTACGGCTGTTTTATGTGCGATTTTTTTCCTATCTTTGAAGCGATTTTTGACTTATACCAAAGGGCTTTATTGTTATCTAATTATTTGCAAGCAAGCACTTTACCACTCGTCGCCAACGAGACAAAAAAAGGATAAGCATGAATGTAAAAAAGATTCTCTTATATGGCGCAACCATGCTATTGTTAGTATCCTGCGCAAATGAGGACCAACAGGTCGATTCGGGTTATGGGACTATCGATGTACAGGTTTCGGCCGATTATCGGGTAGAGCCTGTTACACGCACCTCGACCTCTGAAAACACCGATACTTCCACCCCCACACAAACGCCCGACGTGAGCGAGTTTGCCTTGAAGCTGGTTTCAACCGACGGCAGTTTCTCCCGCTCGTGGGACAGTTTGGCCGACTTCGACCCCACCGAAAAAATTCCCGTAGGTGCCTACACCATGAGTGCCTATTACGGCGACCTGGAAGAGGAGGGTTTCGACAAGCCTTATTATCTGGGAGAGAGCGATGTGACGGTGCGCTACCGCGAAAATTCGCCCGTCGAGATTCAGTGTACGCTGGCCAACGTAAAGATTACGGTCGAATATTCCGATGCCTTCAAGAAATATTTTGCCGACTACGCCACTACGGTGCATGCTGCCGAAGGGGGCTATGTCAAGTTCGAGAAAGACGAGACCCGGGCCGCCTATGTAAAGCCCGGTCAAATTACCATTCAAACCTATTTGAAGAAACAGAACGGCATCGAGTCGACTTTCGAACCTGCCGCCATTACCGACGCCAAACCGCGCCAACACTACCGCATCAAACTCGATATTGCCGACAATGCCGCCGGTGAAGCCCAACTCAGTATCAGTTTCGACGAGACCACCGAAACGCAACCTATCACCATCAGCATCTCCGACGAGGTGATGGAGGCACCCGCCCCCTCGTTCCTCCCGGCCGGGTTCGTGCCGGGCACTCCCCTCGAAGTGAAGGAGAACAGCTACCCCGACGACAAGGCCGTAAACCTTTCGCTCACGGCCAAAGCCGGTATTGCCGCCTGCACCCTCACTACCTCGTCGGCCGCTCTTGAAAGCCAAGGCTGGCCCCGAGAAATAGATCTGGTGGGTCTGAGCAGCGAAAACAGCGCATTGCTCGGCCGCTTGGGGTTGAAATTGAAAGGATTCACCGAAATGGGTAGCAAGATGGGATTTATCGACTTTGCCGAAGTTTTTGCCCACCTCCATGCCACCGACGGGAACGACCAGCACACCTTCACCCTCTCGGCCAAAGACATCTACGGGAAGGTGACCGAAGCTCCTATTACCCTTTCGGTGAAGAGTATCCCCATTACATTTGCCTTGCAGACTCCCGAAGCGGTATTCGTGGGCAGCAAGACGGCCACGATACCCGTCGAATTTGATGGTGCCTACATCGACCAGATCAAGTTCAGTTATCTCAATGCCTCGGGCTCGAAGGTCAACAGCACCTCGTCGGTCATCTCGCACGAAGGGAACCTTTACCAAATAAAAATCTCAATCGAAGCAACCGACCAGCTGGTCGTTGTCGAGGCCTCGTATGCCAACGGTGCCAAGACAGCCACCACCTCGATACCGGTCAAGACCCCGGACTTCACCATCAAGGCCGAGGAGTATGATATCTGGGCCCGCCGGGCTACCGTTACCCTCACGGCTACCGATCCTCAATACCAGGAGGCCGTGAACCGTTACGTCGTGCTCTACGCCAACAGTACGGGACAATGGGAAACCGTTACCTCCACCCTCACCCAGGGACGCCGCACCATCACCGGGCTCGCCCCCGACACCCGCTACCAACTGCGGGGATCGTGCAACAGCGGTCAGGAGAATGTCAATTACAGCGGCGACTACACCCTGCGCACCGAAGCGGCTGCCGCCGTGCCCAACGGCGATTTCGAGAACCTGGCTCAAACCATATCGATACAAGATTTGAAACAGGGCGGCGAATACTCGGTATGGCCCGTCGACTATCAGAACAGATGTTCCTTCACGATACAGGAGCCCACCGGCTGGGCCAGTGTCAATGCCAAGACCTGCAACACCGGTGCCGCCAACCAGAACTCATGGTTCGTCATTCCATCGACCTACAACTCCACCCTCACGTGGGACGCTTACCGCAGTTTTGCATCAAGCACCGTGACACCCGACCTCTATCGCGATCTCGTGGCTCAGAGCGGCAGCAACGCCATGCTGGTGCGTAACGTGGCGTGGGACGATAACGGTACCACCCCGGCTACCTCGGGTGGAGCCTTCAACACCACCTACTACAACACCAACGTGCCCACCATCGCCAACCGCTCGGCCGGGAAGCTGTTCCTGGGCAGTTACACCTATGCCAACGGTACCGAGACCTACAACGAGGGTGTCGGGTTCACCTCGCGCCCCTCGGCCTTGAAAGGGTGGTACAAATATGCCAACGACCCCAACGACGCGGCCGAGACGGGTGTTATCACCATCACCTTGCTCAACGGACAGACGGTCATCGGCACCGGCACGGCCAACTTCACGGCCGCCGCCGACTATACCGAGTTTACCATACCGGTCACCTACTCGATTACCAACCAGAAGGCCACTACGTTGCGCATCATGATAACCTCGTCGAACCACGCCTCTTACCACCAGAGCGAAGAGACAGCGGCCATCAAGACCAGTGTCTCCAACGGTCAATACGAGTCGGCCTCGCGAGGAGCAACCTTTACTATCGACAACTTAACATTCACCTATGAATAAAAAGCATCGTCATATGAAAGCTATATGGACCGTCTCACTTGCCATAATCCTGGCCGTGGGAGCCACCTCGTGCGACCGCGAGAAATTCGACTATAACCTGGGTACCGAAACTCCGACAGGGAAAACCGGGACCCTCGACCTATCGACGTTTGGAGCCATACCCAACAACGACACGCAGGTAGTGGAGAAGGCTCCCGTAAGCCGGGCGGTCGACACGGGCGACTTCACCGTGCAGATATACCCTACCCAAGGCAACGACACCCTCGAATGGAAATATCGCGAGATGCCCGAGATTGTTACCCTCAACGTGGGCGACTATAAACTGGCCGTATTCTCGCACGAGGTACAACCGGCCGAGTGGGAACACCCCTACTACTATGCCGACAAGGCCTTTACCATCGAAGAGAACCGGGTGACCCAGCTCGATACGGTAGTATGCACGCAACAAAATATAGGAGTTTCTGTTACTTATACCGAAGCCCTGAAATCATTCATGGGTGAAGATTGCCAAGTAACAGTTACCATTGGTTCTGGCTCTCTTAATTTTACAAAAGACGAAACTCGCACCGGCTATTTCCGTGCCGACAACGAGAGCAACCTGCTCATTGCCATCTTTACCGGCACCATCGACGGATATAAAGAGGTGAACCGAATTAAAATAGATACTGTAAAAGCAGGAGAAAAGCCAACCTTACAATATGACATTAAACAGCCTCAGGGTATCGAGCCATCGGTTACCGTCGACGCCTCATGTGAAATCTTCGAATACAATGTTGATATAATCATCGACGAGGAGGTTATCCCCGACCCCAATCCCAGTGATCCCGGAACCGATCCCGACCCGGACCCCGAACCCTCGGGTGCCCCCCAAATCACCAGCGAAACCATCGCACTGGGTACTCCTGTCACCGTTACCACTGGCATGCAAGTGATAGTCGACATCATCAGTACCGATAAAGACGGACTCACCCAGCTTACCGTCGACATCGAGTCGCCCACACTTACCCCCGAAGAACTCTCGGGCATGGGGCTGTCGGCACATCTCGACCTCGTGAACCCGGGTGCGCTGAAAGAGGCCATCGAAGGCTTGGGATTCCCCACCGAGAACAACGTGCTGCATCAGAACAAAGTGACGTTCGACATCAGCCAGTTCATGCCGTTGCTGGGCTTGTTGGGTGCCGGCACGCACAATTTCATCATCACGGCAACCGATGCACAAGGGACCACCACCGAATCGTTAATCCTCGTAACTGAATAACATGAGACTACACAACAAAAAATATTGGGCATGCGCACTCCTCCTGACAGCGCTTCTGGGTGCTTGTAAAGAGGACGATATGACCGTGGGCGAAGGCTCGGTGCAGTTACGGGTCAGCGTCTCGGACGACGTCACAGTCGTCACACGGGCCGTCGACTCGGGCATCTACGCCACGATGCAAACCCGCATTTACAGCAGCAAAGGGCTCATTCGCTACTACGACGCCGAGACTCCCATGCCGCCTACCCTCAACCTGGCCAGCGGAGCATACCACGCTTTCGTCCTGGCCGGCGACTCGGTGCCCGCAGCGTTCAACACACCTTACTACACGGGCTCGACCGACTTTACCGTGCGGGGGGGCGAAACGACCTCGGCCAGCGTGACCTGCACCATTGCCAACACGCTTGCCACCGTGGCCTTCGACCCCAGTCTGGACGAGGTGGTATCGAACTACAAGGTGAAGATTTTCACCACCTCGGGCGAACTCTATTTCACCCCGGCCACGGTCGACTCGGTGGGCTATTTCCTGTTTGACACCCGAAACCGCAGCCTGGGCTGGACCTTCGAGGGAGAAAAGACCGACGGTAACAGCTACACCCAGTCGGGCATTGTAGAAGATGTGGCCCGAGCTACCAAATATGCCTTCACCTTCAATTTCGACCCCGAGAGTGCAGCTACCGGCGGCACCTTCCTCGACGTGAAGGTAAACGAATCGACCGTCGACTCGACACACAACGTGGTCATCACCCAGCGGCCGCAGATTGTAGGCGACAAGTTCAACCTCTCCGACCCGCTCTACTACGAGACCAACGGAGGCAGCGAGACTGCCTTGTGGATCAATGCGGCAACCGAACTGAAACGGGCCTGGATTTCGTGCGACAAACTCACGGCTCTGGGATTCCCCACCGACTCGGTCGACCTCCTCGGAACCGACGAGGCCCTCATCGCCGAGTTTCAGTCGCGGGGTATCTCGTGCCAACACACCTACCAGGAGGAGAAAGACCTCTCCAACGCCAAGATTACCCTCGCCGACGGCTTCGTCAAATCGCTCCCGAGCGACGAATACACCTTTACAATCCAAGCGGTGGACATGAGCGGCAAGGACAATACCGCCACGCTGTCGATTGTCGTGTCGGACGCCATTGTGGTGACCGAAGAGCCCGAGCGGGCCAGCATCTGGGCTCGCCGAGCCACCCTGCTGGGCACGCTGGTAAAGGCAACCTCCGAACCGCTCTCGTTCCAATACCGGCAGACCGGTACGGATAGCTGGACCTCGGTTCCCGCCACGCTGTCGGGGTCGAGCCTGTCGGCCGAGGTAACCGGCCTTACCCCGGGTGTTACCTACGAGTACCAGGCAGTCGCCGGCTCTCAGGCTTCGGTCAAGACGGCCACCTTTACCACCGAATCGGCCACAGCCCTGCCCAACAGCAGTTTCGAAAACTGGCAAACCCTCTCGTCGAGTGCCATGGTGCTCTACGGGCCCGGCGAAGAGATGTTCTGGGACAGCGGCAACCACGGTTCGGCCACCCTGAGCAAAAACGTAACCACCCCCGACGAGACCTACAAACACAGCGGTCGCTATTCGGTGAAACTGCAATCGCAATTCGTAGGGGTATTGGGTATCGGTAAATTTGCCGCCGGCAACCTTTTTGTGGGTCAATACCTGCGCACCGACGGTACCGACGGCGTGCTCAGCTTCGGACGCCCCTTCACCTCGCGTCCGACCAAGCTGAAAGGTTACATCAAGTACAACCCCGGCACCGTCGACTATTCCAGCACCTCCGAACTGGCCAAGGGGGCTACCGACATCGGCAGCATCTACATTGCCATCGGCGATTGGAGCGAGCCTATCGAAATCCGCACCAAAGACAAGAAACTGTTCGACAAGAACGACGAGAAGATTATCGCCTACGGCGAATGGGACCTCACCAGTGCTACCCAGGGTGCCGACGGCGGATTGCTCGAATTTGAAATACCTCTCGACTACCGCTCGCTCGACCGCATACCCAGCTACCTTGTGCTGGTGGCCTCGGCCAGCAAGTATGGCGACTATTTCACCGGCAGCTCCGGCAGCACCATGTGGATTGACGACTTAGAATTGATTTATGAATAAACTTATCTATCCCATACTCGCCCTGTTCCTGTTGATTCCCGGACTCGCAAGAGCCGAGGAGTTCGACCGGGGCATCGTGCTCAACACCTTCATACCCAAAGGGCAATGGGTGGTGGGGAACTCCATCTCCTACTCGGAGTACAGCAACAACAACTACCAGTTCCTCGTCATCGAGGGCATCGACGGCATAGGCTACAACTTCAAGATAAGCCCCATGTTCTGCTACATTGTCAAGGACAATCTGGGACTGGGCGGCCGGTTCGCCTACGAGCGCAGCCTCACCAAACTTAACAGTGCCTCGATACAGATTGGCGACGACCTCAACTTCAACGTCGACAACGTGTACAGCCTCAGCCACACCTACTCGGGCATGGCCATCATGCGCAACTACATCAGCATAGGCAACAGCAACCGGTTCGGCCTCTTTAACGAGTTGCAAATCAATCTGGGAGGAGGTGAGTCGAAGGTGGTCAACGGCTCGGGCGACGCGCTCACCGGCACCTTCGAACGGTCGTTCAACCTCAAAATCGGCATTGCGCCGGGACTGATGGCCTTTATCAACGACTACACCGCCATCGAGGTCAATGTGGGCGTACTGGGTTTCAATTACAGCCATGTGAAACAGACGACCGACCAGGTCTACACCGGCAAGCGGTCGCAAAACTTGGCCAATTTCAAAGTTAATATCTTCTCATTGGGCTTAGGTCTCGCTTTTTATTTATGAAAAACTGGAAATACATACTCATTCTCATCGGCATAATCCTTCCCGGGCGGTCGCTGCTCCACGCACAGGAGCTCGACTCGACAGCCGTGACTCCACCCGTGCAACAAACGGTTCCCCTGACGGCTCTCACCCCCGCAGTGGCGGTCGACGAACCCGACACCATTGTGGAACGACGGGGATTCAACCGCAAGAAATACAAGCGGGGATTGCGCAACTACCTGTTCATACCCAAGAAGCAGTGGATCATGGGTCTCACCCTCTCGCACGGCGAGTTTGACAGCAAGGACAACAACCTCCTCATCTTTGTCAAGGATTTCAATTTCAAGGGCAACATCACCACACTCAATCCCTTCCTGGGCTATTTCATCAAAGACAACGAATGTATCGGTATCAAACTGGGATACAGCCATCTGAGTGCCAACCTCGACAACCTCAGTATCGATATTGACGAGGATATGCAATTCAACCTGAGCGACATGCGCTACCTGGGCGAGACCTTCTCGGCCTCGATTTTCCACCGAGCCTATATCGGCATCGACCGCAACAAACGGTTCGGCTTTTTCAACGAAACCGAACTGGCCTTCTCGAGCGGATCGAACCGTTTCGTAAGGGGCTCGGACGAGAACCTGCGCAATACCAAGACTACCACCTCCGAAATCAAGCTGGGGCTGAACCCGGGCTTCTGTGTCTTTATCATGAACAACATCAGCACCAGCGTCTCGTTCGGCGTAGCCGGTCTGCGCTACGGCACCATCAAACAGACAACCAACAACGTGGAGACGGGTAGCCGCCGGTCGAGCGGTGCCGACTTCAAGCTCAACCTGTTCAACATCAACATCGGCATGTGCCTGCACATATAGAATGAAAGTCATGCGAAAATACAGTTTCTACATACTCCCGTTCCTCGCTACACTCCTCTTCGCGGCGTGTATCCAGAACGACATTCCCTACCCCCGCATCAAGGCTCAAATCCTGTCGATTTCGGCCGAAGGACAGGTGGGTACGGCCACTATCGACAACGCCACCCTCACGGTGAGCCTCGAACTGGCCGACACCGTGGACCTGCGGCGGGTACACATCGAGTCGCTCACCGTGACCGAAGGTGCCACCTCGACTCTGCCGGCCGACTCGACTATCGACCTGACCCAAAGCTACTCGCTCACCCTCTCGATTTATCAAGACTACACCTGGACCATACAGGCCACTCAGAACATCGAGCGCTCGTTTCGGGTCGAAGGGCAATTTGGCGCACCCGTATTCGATGTTTACAACCACCGGGCCGTTGCCTATGTGAACCAGGATGCCGACCTGTCGAACATCAAAATTACCGAACTGGTGCTGGGCCCGGCCGGGATAACGACCTATTCGCCCCAAATCGAGAATATTACCGACTTCTCGCTGGGTTACCAGAAGGTGATTGTCACCTACCACGGCATCATGGAAAAATGGTTCCTTTACATCGTACCGTCGGAGAGCGAGGTATCGACCGACGGGGTCGATGCCTGGACCAACGTGGCCTGGCTGCACGGCAGCGGCAAGGAGGGGGCTCAAAACGGTTTTGAAATCAAAGAGGCTGCGGCCGAAACCTGGGAGAAGGTGCCCGACGAATATGTCACCCACGACAAAGGCTCCTTTACCGCCCGCATGATACACCTAAAAGCCAACACCACCTATATGTGCCGCGCCGTTTCGGGCGACCTTATCGGCAACGAGGTGACCTTCACCACCGGTTCGGCTACCGAACTGCCCAACGGCAGCTTCGACTACTGGAATCTGGCCGGCAAGGTGTGGAACCCCTGGCCCGAGGGTAGCGAGAACTTCTGGGACACCGGCAACAAGGGGGCCACGACCCTGGGCGACAGCAACACCCAACCGACCGACGACACCTGGTCGGGCACGGGACAGGCGGCCAAACTGGCTACCAAATTCGTGGGTATCGGCTCGCTGGGTAAGTTGGCTGCCGGCAACATGTATGTAGGCAACTACATTCGCACCGACGGTTCCAACGGCGTGCTCAACTTCGGGAAACCCTTCACGCAACGGCCCACCCGCCTGAAAGGCTACTTCAAGTACACCACGGTGCCCATCAACAAGACCAACAGCGATCTGACGGCCCTCATGGGACAACCCGATACCTGCCAGATATACATCGCCCTGGGCGACTGGAGCGAACCGGTAGAGATTCGCACCAAACCGAGCGACCGCAAGGTATTCGACAAGAACGACCCGCACGTCATCGCCTATGCCGAGATTTCGTCGGGCGAATCGGTACCCGAGTACACCCCCTTCTCCCTCGAACTCGAATACCACGACACCTCGCGCGTCCCCACCTACATCGTGGTGGTCGCTTCGGCCAGCAAGTATGGCGACTACTTTACCGGCGGTGACGGCAGTGTGCTCTTCATCGACGACTTCTCGCTCGAATACGACTACTGATATTCCTACCCGCTTCTGCGGGTATCTCCATAAACAA
It contains:
- a CDS encoding outer membrane beta-barrel protein, translated to MKKLVLTLALVFGMLTANAQFFVGGQLGLTYDNDTENTTFRIAPEFGYAFNDAWTVAGMIGYTHMDNYNSFYIAPYARWTFFTKDFVSLLVDGGFGFSTGKHKGASSVNGFEIGFKPGIAFNLTDEFSLVAHCGFLGYRDKYNGSSVSGLSLTGNDLSVSLYYKF
- a CDS encoding DUF4923 family protein, which produces MKRWVLALCSLFLFGSAAQAQLSLGDLFNSSTVNKVVNAITNNDANLTVADLAGTWRYSAPACKFESDDLLKAAGGEMVASTLKDKLDTYYQKAGITSSRVSFTFADTTMVMNYGSAKLEGYLVKDEPSGKFVVTFTLVGRIPVMVMDATITKSGNTMEILFDVEKLVNVLTTIASKTQSSTLQSITSLLDGYDGVLMGFELTKQ
- a CDS encoding UDP-glucose dehydrogenase family protein, yielding MKIAVVGTGYVGLVTGTCFAEIGVDVVCVDIDAEKIARIKRGDIPIYEPGLDEMVLRNMKAGRLRFATDLSTCLDGVEILFSAVGTPPDEDGSADLHYVLDVAHNVGRCMTDYLVVVTKSTVPVGTARKVKAAIQSELDRRGVNIEFDVASNPEFLKEGNAIADFMRPDRVVVGVESKRAEALMQKLYKPFMINKYRIIITDIPSAEMIKYAANAMLATRISFMNEIALLCDEVGADVNAVRKGIGADDRIGSRFLYAGCGYGGSCFPKDVKALIKTAEENGCDMQILKSVERVNESQKELLFRRLSTYFNGELSGRKFAVWGLSFKPETDDMREAPALILIDRLCSAGASVRVYDPVAMDECRRRIGDRVEYAANIYEAVAGVDALLIVTEWKEFRMPDWSAVLRAMKSPVIFDGRNIYDPAEMKEMGFVYRSIGRPLH
- a CDS encoding DUF4493 domain-containing protein, with the protein product MLLLVSCANEDQQVDSGYGTIDVQVSADYRVEPVTRTSTSENTDTSTPTQTPDVSEFALKLVSTDGSFSRSWDSLADFDPTEKIPVGAYTMSAYYGDLEEEGFDKPYYLGESDVTVRYRENSPVEIQCTLANVKITVEYSDAFKKYFADYATTVHAAEGGYVKFEKDETRAAYVKPGQITIQTYLKKQNGIESTFEPAAITDAKPRQHYRIKLDIADNAAGEAQLSISFDETTETQPITISISDEVMEAPAPSFLPAGFVPGTPLEVKENSYPDDKAVNLSLTAKAGIAACTLTTSSAALESQGWPREIDLVGLSSENSALLGRLGLKLKGFTEMGSKMGFIDFAEVFAHLHATDGNDQHTFTLSAKDIYGKVTEAPITLSVKSIPITFALQTPEAVFVGSKTATIPVEFDGAYIDQIKFSYLNASGSKVNSTSSVISHEGNLYQIKISIEATDQLVVVEASYANGAKTATTSIPVKTPDFTIKAEEYDIWARRATVTLTATDPQYQEAVNRYVVLYANSTGQWETVTSTLTQGRRTITGLAPDTRYQLRGSCNSGQENVNYSGDYTLRTEAAAAVPNGDFENLAQTISIQDLKQGGEYSVWPVDYQNRCSFTIQEPTGWASVNAKTCNTGAANQNSWFVIPSTYNSTLTWDAYRSFASSTVTPDLYRDLVAQSGSNAMLVRNVAWDDNGTTPATSGGAFNTTYYNTNVPTIANRSAGKLFLGSYTYANGTETYNEGVGFTSRPSALKGWYKYANDPNDAAETGVITITLLNGQTVIGTGTANFTAAADYTEFTIPVTYSITNQKATTLRIMITSSNHASYHQSEETAAIKTSVSNGQYESASRGATFTIDNLTFTYE
- a CDS encoding DUF4493 domain-containing protein yields the protein MKAIWTVSLAIILAVGATSCDREKFDYNLGTETPTGKTGTLDLSTFGAIPNNDTQVVEKAPVSRAVDTGDFTVQIYPTQGNDTLEWKYREMPEIVTLNVGDYKLAVFSHEVQPAEWEHPYYYADKAFTIEENRVTQLDTVVCTQQNIGVSVTYTEALKSFMGEDCQVTVTIGSGSLNFTKDETRTGYFRADNESNLLIAIFTGTIDGYKEVNRIKIDTVKAGEKPTLQYDIKQPQGIEPSVTVDASCEIFEYNVDIIIDEEVIPDPNPSDPGTDPDPDPEPSGAPQITSETIALGTPVTVTTGMQVIVDIISTDKDGLTQLTVDIESPTLTPEELSGMGLSAHLDLVNPGALKEAIEGLGFPTENNVLHQNKVTFDISQFMPLLGLLGAGTHNFIITATDAQGTTTESLILVTE
- a CDS encoding PCMD domain-containing protein, with the protein product MRLHNKKYWACALLLTALLGACKEDDMTVGEGSVQLRVSVSDDVTVVTRAVDSGIYATMQTRIYSSKGLIRYYDAETPMPPTLNLASGAYHAFVLAGDSVPAAFNTPYYTGSTDFTVRGGETTSASVTCTIANTLATVAFDPSLDEVVSNYKVKIFTTSGELYFTPATVDSVGYFLFDTRNRSLGWTFEGEKTDGNSYTQSGIVEDVARATKYAFTFNFDPESAATGGTFLDVKVNESTVDSTHNVVITQRPQIVGDKFNLSDPLYYETNGGSETALWINAATELKRAWISCDKLTALGFPTDSVDLLGTDEALIAEFQSRGISCQHTYQEEKDLSNAKITLADGFVKSLPSDEYTFTIQAVDMSGKDNTATLSIVVSDAIVVTEEPERASIWARRATLLGTLVKATSEPLSFQYRQTGTDSWTSVPATLSGSSLSAEVTGLTPGVTYEYQAVAGSQASVKTATFTTESATALPNSSFENWQTLSSSAMVLYGPGEEMFWDSGNHGSATLSKNVTTPDETYKHSGRYSVKLQSQFVGVLGIGKFAAGNLFVGQYLRTDGTDGVLSFGRPFTSRPTKLKGYIKYNPGTVDYSSTSELAKGATDIGSIYIAIGDWSEPIEIRTKDKKLFDKNDEKIIAYGEWDLTSATQGADGGLLEFEIPLDYRSLDRIPSYLVLVASASKYGDYFTGSSGSTMWIDDLELIYE